A genomic window from Silene latifolia isolate original U9 population chromosome Y, ASM4854445v1, whole genome shotgun sequence includes:
- the LOC141630293 gene encoding secreted RxLR effector protein 78-like has translation MIAFEIFHYMKNSKGTEGSMAIKLDMAKAYDRVEWSFLQRVLVAFGLDSGWINRVMACVTTVSFAVLINGHPSGEFRPSRELRQGDPLSPYLFILCAEILSHQLRRATEVGALHGVRISTGAPPISHLLFADDSLFFVKATGEEADVVSSILRRYE, from the coding sequence ATGATTGCTTTTGAGATCTTTCACTATATGAAGAACTCGAAAGGAACAGAGGGATCCATGGCTATAAAGCTTGATATGGCAAAGGCGTATGACCGCGTTGAATGGAGTTTTTTGCAGCGTGTGCTTGTTGCTTTCGGTCTTGACAGTGGGTGGATTAATAGAGTGATGGCGTGTGTGACGACGGTGTCCTTTGCAGTTCTGATTAATGGGCACCCATCGGGAGAGTTTAGGCCATCGAGAGAGTTACGACAAGGCGACCCCTTATCTCCGTATCTGTTTATATTGTGTGCTGAAATTCTTTCCCATCAATTACGACGTGCGACGGAGGTAGGTGCTCTACACGGGGTGCGCATTTCCACGGGTGCACCACCTATTTCTCACTTGTTATTCGCCGATGATAGCCTTTTCTTCGTGAAAGCCACAGGGGAGGAAGCAGACGTAGTCTCAAGTATCCTCAGGCGGTATGAGTAG